The DNA window ATAATCTGAAACCTGAAAATTCAACTCAGATTGTAAAAACAATTGAACCCAATTACAAAGAGTTCATTCCTCCTGCTATGATCAGGAGAATGTCTAAAACAGTAAAGATGAGCTCAGTAGCTTCTCAGCACGCATTAAAAGAGGCTGGAATTGAAAAGCCAGATGCTATCATTGTAGGTACAGGGATGGGGTGCTCCCAGGATTCTGAAAAGTTTTTAAAAAACGTGATCGACAATCAGGAAGAGTTTTTAACACCTACCTATTTTATTCAATCAACTCATAATACAGTCGCGGGCCAAATTGCTTTAGCTCTGCAATGCCATGCTTATAATTTCACTTATGTGAATACTTCTTCATCCTTAGAATTTTCTCTTTTGGACGCTAAACTCCAAATACTGGATGATGAAGCAGAAAATGTTTTAGTAGGTTCTACGGATGAACAGACGGAAAGAACGATGGAGCTTTATAAACTCCATAACATCATTAAGAAAACTGAGGATCTACCTCTCGATTTTTTAAACTCACAAACTCAAGGTGTAATCTGGGGTGAAGGTTCTAGCTTTTTTGTTATTGGTAAAAACCAGACGGAAAATTCATATGCTCAGGTTAAGGACATTCAAATTATTAATACCTTAGAGGAAAATG is part of the Chryseobacterium paludis genome and encodes:
- a CDS encoding beta-ketoacyl synthase N-terminal-like domain-containing protein, whose product is MKVVYINSASCISVQDTLNENFFYNLKPENSTQIVKTIEPNYKEFIPPAMIRRMSKTVKMSSVASQHALKEAGIEKPDAIIVGTGMGCSQDSEKFLKNVIDNQEEFLTPTYFIQSTHNTVAGQIALALQCHAYNFTYVNTSSSLEFSLLDAKLQILDDEAENVLVGSTDEQTERTMELYKLHNIIKKTEDLPLDFLNSQTQGVIWGEGSSFFVIGKNQTENSYAQVKDIQIINTLEENEVQRFIENFLTKNNLTHKDIDAVILGLSGDQKSDIYYKKAMDVFPESALLYYKHLSGEFNTASGFSTFMACHILKNQHIPEVMKIQPVKKDHIKNILLYNHLLGDDHSLVLLGKV